Genomic window (Tardiphaga sp. vice304):
ATAGGCCGCGGGGTCGGTGAACAGGGCGCGCAGGGCCGTATCGCCGGCCGGGTCCAAAGCGGCATGGCCGAGTGCGCGAAAGGTCAATGTGAAATCGGCCTGGTTGGCGGCCATCGCCGCCAGCAGGTCCTGCGCCAGCACCGCATCATCGGGCTGCGCGGTGAACAGCCCGAGCTTCTGCCGCAGGCCGGCCTGATAGGCGTCGTCGAACAGGCCGGAGAATGCGGCCAAAGAGTCCTGCGCGATTTCGATCGCCTCCTTCTCGTCGTCGGCGAACAGCGGCAGCAGCGTCTCGGCGAAGCGCGTCAGGTTCCACAAGGTAATGCGCGGCTGGTTGGCATAGGCGTAGCGGCCGAGTTCGTCGATGGACGAGAACACGGTTTTCGGATCGTAATCGTCCATGAACGCGCAGGGGCCGTAGTCGATCGTCTCGCCGGATATCGAGGAATTGTCGGTGTTCATCACGCCGTGGATGAAGCCGACCAGCAGCCAGCGCGCCACCAGTGCGGCCTGCCTGGCGATCACGCCGTCGAGCAGCGCCCGATAGGGCTGCTCGGCCTGCGCGGCTTGCGGATAGTGCCGGGCGATCACATGGTCGGCGAGGTGTTTCAGCGCCTCGAGATCGCCGCGTGCGGCGAAGAACTGGAAGGTGCCGACGCGGATGTGGCTGGCAGCGATCCGGGTCAGCACTGCGCCGGGCAGCAGGGTCTCGCGCCGCACGCTCTCGCCGGTGACGACGGCGGCGAGCGACCGCGTGGTCGGAATGCCCAATGCGAACATCGCCTCGG
Coding sequences:
- a CDS encoding protein adenylyltransferase SelO; translated protein: MTIQFPFDNSYATLPANFYARVQPTPVVAPKLIKLNRPLAVQLGLDPDWLESPEGVEVLAGTRVPDGAEPLAMAYAGHQFGNFTAQLGDGRAILLGEVIDQSGARRDIQLKGSGPTPFSRRGDGRAALGPVIREYVISEAMFALGIPTTRSLAAVVTGESVRRETLLPGAVLTRIAASHIRVGTFQFFAARGDLEALKHLADHVIARHYPQAAQAEQPYRALLDGVIARQAALVARWLLVGFIHGVMNTDNSSISGETIDYGPCAFMDDYDPKTVFSSIDELGRYAYANQPRITLWNLTRFAETLLPLFADDEKEAIEIAQDSLAAFSGLFDDAYQAGLRQKLGLFTAQPDDAVLAQDLLAAMAANQADFTLTFRALGHAALDPAGDTALRALFTDPAAYDAWAIQWRARLALEPETPAARHAAMQAVNPAFIPRNHRVEAVIQAAQAGDYAPFEELVSVLANPFQDQPERADYADPPLLHQRVLQTFCGT